The Sinorhizobium chiapasense genome contains a region encoding:
- a CDS encoding 2-keto-4-pentenoate hydratase, whose product MNEHFHVAASHLVATREKRSINKVRLVGIDTLSDAYAIQERTRSLLKASIVGWKASLLTDGTLLSAPVLEGDSFQSGSTLPIEGRIEHGLECELAFLIDSALPPRPAHGYTQSHVAPHIGAVMPAFETLQSRLADAFQSHQTHLVADSLGNGGVVLGVPVYNWQERCVSDIGVTLNLDNRLVFSKRFSHPAGNPFDVVVALANHLAERQVVLKPDQFVITGSYTGAQKVQAGRQYKAVFDGFAPVTLRVAAEHEAEPPAR is encoded by the coding sequence ATGAACGAGCATTTTCATGTTGCTGCCTCGCACCTGGTGGCGACGCGAGAGAAGCGCTCCATCAATAAAGTCAGGTTGGTGGGGATCGATACTCTCTCCGATGCCTATGCCATACAAGAGCGTACGCGCAGCTTGCTGAAGGCCTCCATCGTTGGATGGAAGGCATCGCTGCTGACCGATGGGACACTATTGTCGGCCCCCGTTCTGGAAGGCGACTCTTTTCAATCGGGCAGCACCTTGCCGATCGAGGGCCGGATTGAGCACGGTCTGGAATGTGAGCTCGCTTTTCTGATTGACAGCGCGCTACCGCCCCGCCCAGCTCACGGTTACACGCAATCGCATGTTGCTCCGCACATCGGCGCGGTTATGCCTGCCTTCGAGACACTTCAAAGCCGCTTGGCCGATGCATTTCAGTCGCACCAAACGCATCTTGTCGCCGACAGCCTCGGCAACGGTGGCGTTGTGTTGGGAGTGCCTGTGTACAATTGGCAGGAACGGTGCGTCAGCGACATAGGCGTCACGCTCAACCTCGACAATCGGCTCGTGTTCTCGAAACGCTTCAGTCATCCGGCGGGAAATCCATTCGACGTGGTCGTTGCCTTGGCCAATCACCTCGCGGAACGGCAAGTTGTCTTGAAGCCGGATCAGTTCGTGATCACCGGCTCATATACCGGCGCGCAGAAAGTTCAGGCTGGTCGGCAGTACAAAGCAGTTTTCGATGGCTTCGCTCCGGTCACCCTGCGCGTCGCTGCCGAACACGAAGCAGAGCCACCTGCACGGTGA
- a CDS encoding 3-deoxy-manno-octulosonate cytidylyltransferase, with the protein MKPIIVIPARMNSSRLPGKPLADIHGEPMIRHVLRRGVEANVGPVLIAAGDREIADALAAEANVVLTNPNLASGSDRSFAALLHFDPDGSYDVIVNLQGDMPTISPVLLHKAISVLDDPEIDIVTLATPIADVTEADRAAVVKVAMEPTARDSVIGRAIYFSRWPIPYGAKNLLHHIGLYVYRRRALERFVAAQPSHLERIEKLEQLRALALGLTIGVAVVDAAPLGVDTLEDLEEARRRLAPGAGAMS; encoded by the coding sequence ATGAAGCCGATTATCGTCATCCCCGCGCGGATGAATTCAAGCCGGCTACCAGGTAAGCCGCTCGCCGATATTCACGGAGAGCCGATGATCCGCCACGTTCTTCGCAGGGGCGTGGAAGCCAATGTAGGGCCAGTCCTAATTGCGGCGGGAGACCGTGAGATCGCCGACGCGTTGGCAGCTGAAGCAAATGTGGTGCTGACCAATCCCAATCTGGCATCCGGTTCCGACAGGTCATTTGCGGCCTTGCTGCATTTCGATCCCGATGGCAGCTATGACGTGATCGTCAATCTACAGGGCGATATGCCGACAATCTCGCCCGTGCTGCTGCACAAGGCAATTTCTGTCCTTGATGATCCGGAAATCGATATCGTCACACTCGCCACGCCCATCGCTGATGTCACGGAGGCCGACAGAGCGGCCGTAGTCAAGGTTGCAATGGAGCCGACGGCGAGGGATTCTGTGATTGGCCGTGCGATCTATTTTAGCCGATGGCCAATCCCTTACGGCGCTAAGAACCTCCTGCATCACATCGGGCTTTATGTCTACCGGCGGCGCGCGTTGGAAAGGTTTGTTGCGGCACAACCATCTCACCTCGAGCGTATCGAGAAACTTGAGCAATTGCGGGCGCTAGCCTTGGGCCTGACAATCGGCGTTGCCGTTGTTGATGCAGCGCCACTTGGTGTCGATACGCTCGAAGATCTTGAGGAAGCACGCCGTCGGCTTGCGCCAGGAGCAGGAGCAATGTCATGA
- a CDS encoding IclR family transcriptional regulator yields MKVVNSLIENCFAILEVLATEAKSMRLSDIADRLQLQRSGAHRVLTTLVGLGWVEQDEATDFYRLSLKLPAMGYRFMQAASLPDVLQPVLDKVARESRELVRLAALASDNLTTIAHAQGAQGSLICRSRTFPVLPLHVSASGKVWLSTLSREAALKRALESGLGKPGSYGPREIKTVEEFMKELDRTAKRGYGIALEEAEEAVGAVAAAVVTASGQTVGTLAIVAPAFRLAEKRLDELGEKALAGAAELALLWPLRSVASPTTVDGDTAA; encoded by the coding sequence ATGAAGGTTGTCAACTCTCTCATCGAAAATTGCTTTGCAATCTTGGAAGTGCTCGCCACCGAGGCAAAGAGCATGCGGCTGTCGGACATTGCCGATCGGCTTCAGCTGCAGCGAAGTGGCGCTCATCGCGTCCTGACAACTCTTGTGGGGCTTGGATGGGTTGAGCAGGATGAAGCAACAGACTTCTACCGCCTCTCGCTGAAGCTGCCCGCCATGGGCTACCGCTTCATGCAGGCAGCGTCGTTACCGGATGTCCTGCAGCCCGTTTTGGACAAAGTGGCGCGAGAGAGCCGAGAGTTGGTGCGTCTTGCTGCCCTTGCGAGCGATAATCTCACGACCATCGCGCATGCCCAGGGGGCTCAGGGCAGCCTTATTTGTCGCTCGCGAACATTTCCGGTGCTGCCTTTGCACGTCAGTGCAAGCGGAAAGGTCTGGCTGTCAACCTTGTCCCGCGAGGCGGCGCTGAAGCGGGCACTGGAATCGGGGCTTGGAAAGCCCGGCAGTTATGGGCCGCGCGAGATCAAGACGGTAGAGGAGTTCATGAAAGAGCTCGATCGCACGGCCAAGCGCGGCTACGGCATAGCGCTTGAGGAGGCCGAGGAGGCGGTTGGAGCTGTCGCGGCGGCGGTCGTAACCGCTTCCGGACAAACAGTCGGCACGCTGGCGATTGTGGCGCCGGCATTTCGCCTCGCCGAGAAGCGGCTGGATGAGCTCGGAGAAAAGGCGCTGGCCGGCGCGGCGGAACTCGCCTTGCTTTGGCCGCTGCGCTCGGTTGCCAGTCCCACTACAGTCGATGGCGATACTGCAGCATGA
- a CDS encoding ABC transporter substrate-binding protein — protein MKSVIRRGALALAIALWSSASHAAEIQWPSFLWNDPGLAPALKDLKTTFEQENPQDHINNVLIPVSTFWDKQFADVRSGNPADIGTFYDPDVRAYIEQGLLEPLDGYLSAAGIDRTSFVPTASLGQKDGHVYAIPVVVNARALFYNEKLFRDAGVQPPKDADTFLQAAKALRRPQVQQFGFATASKPGNANLMFIEVSPLMVGFGGGFFKEGRPNANAPETIAALRLYKELFDQNLIPRGVETGSYRDMFAHGKIGMYASGAFMAGVVEAADKDVYKDLRAMPLPFPGGQTMSITVFLGIPKGAKNKDAAAAVLMRLLKDDFQLKIAQIGKAHPGRVNMLPDTFFDQNPWFKAFQQATLTARSYAPEGAEQYGPEIIKVVSEGLEAMLFQGVSPEETANDLQQKLTEFIATKK, from the coding sequence ATGAAGAGTGTTATTCGCAGGGGCGCGCTCGCTTTAGCGATCGCCTTATGGTCGTCCGCCAGCCATGCCGCGGAAATCCAGTGGCCGAGTTTTCTCTGGAATGACCCAGGATTGGCACCAGCGCTCAAAGACCTCAAGACGACGTTTGAGCAGGAAAATCCTCAGGACCATATCAATAATGTCCTGATTCCAGTTTCGACTTTCTGGGATAAACAATTCGCCGACGTCAGGAGCGGAAACCCAGCCGACATCGGAACCTTCTACGATCCGGACGTCCGCGCCTATATCGAACAGGGACTTCTTGAGCCTCTCGACGGTTATCTCTCTGCAGCGGGGATTGACCGCACGAGCTTCGTACCAACTGCGTCCCTGGGGCAAAAGGACGGCCATGTCTACGCTATCCCCGTCGTCGTGAATGCACGCGCGCTCTTCTATAATGAAAAACTCTTCCGCGATGCGGGCGTACAGCCGCCCAAGGACGCTGACACGTTCCTGCAGGCGGCGAAAGCATTGCGTAGACCTCAGGTCCAACAATTCGGATTTGCCACGGCATCCAAGCCTGGGAACGCGAACCTGATGTTCATCGAGGTGTCGCCCCTGATGGTCGGCTTCGGGGGCGGGTTCTTCAAAGAGGGACGCCCCAACGCGAACGCCCCGGAGACGATCGCAGCACTTCGGCTCTATAAAGAGCTCTTCGATCAGAACCTCATCCCGCGCGGCGTTGAGACAGGCTCTTACCGTGACATGTTCGCGCACGGCAAGATCGGGATGTATGCTTCCGGCGCCTTCATGGCAGGTGTCGTAGAGGCGGCCGACAAGGACGTTTACAAAGATCTGCGTGCCATGCCCCTGCCCTTCCCGGGCGGCCAAACGATGTCGATCACCGTTTTTCTTGGAATCCCGAAGGGTGCCAAAAACAAGGATGCTGCTGCTGCAGTCCTGATGCGCCTCCTTAAGGATGACTTCCAACTCAAGATTGCTCAGATCGGTAAGGCTCACCCCGGACGTGTCAATATGCTGCCCGACACGTTCTTTGATCAGAACCCTTGGTTCAAGGCGTTCCAACAAGCAACGCTGACTGCCCGCTCCTACGCGCCGGAAGGCGCCGAACAATATGGGCCGGAGATCATAAAGGTCGTTTCGGAGGGGCTCGAAGCCATGCTCTTCCAAGGTGTATCGCCGGAAGAAACGGCAAATGACCTACAGCAAAAGCTCACGGAATTCATCGCTACGAAAAAGTGA
- a CDS encoding carbohydrate ABC transporter permease, giving the protein MDSKIRGSGLQPAAVIGQPTGGRWFGYQKREALVPYAFLLPSFLILAVVFFYPMIYAIIISFYSNDIGSAARFVGWENYRGVISSDWFPTVMKTSVLWTIGNVVFVCGFSLAIALMLDSKFPARGFVRALFFLPWAIPYVAAGLIWGWMFDYEFGVLNYLIHAIGLSSDKINFLIACPEAFFSLTGVSIWKLVPFGTVMFLAGLQTIPAEYYEAAKIDGAGPFQSFRFVTLPGLRNVAIMLTLLITIWSFGRTFTVIFLLTEGGPAGCTETIVIRSYLEAFKFFRVGTASAIGAIVLAISLVFSIAYLAFLHRKGRTQS; this is encoded by the coding sequence ATGGATAGCAAGATACGAGGAAGCGGTCTTCAGCCGGCCGCGGTCATCGGACAACCGACGGGAGGACGCTGGTTTGGCTATCAGAAGCGCGAAGCCTTGGTGCCTTACGCTTTTCTGTTGCCCAGCTTCCTCATCCTTGCGGTGGTATTTTTCTATCCGATGATTTACGCCATTATCATCAGCTTTTACTCAAATGACATCGGAAGTGCAGCCCGTTTCGTTGGGTGGGAGAATTATCGCGGCGTCATCTCCAGCGACTGGTTCCCGACCGTGATGAAGACATCTGTGCTCTGGACCATCGGCAATGTCGTCTTCGTCTGTGGCTTTTCGCTGGCCATCGCGCTGATGCTTGACAGTAAATTTCCAGCGCGCGGCTTCGTCCGCGCTCTGTTTTTCCTCCCCTGGGCGATCCCGTATGTCGCAGCTGGTCTGATCTGGGGTTGGATGTTTGACTATGAGTTCGGCGTATTGAACTATCTCATCCATGCGATCGGGCTCTCGTCCGACAAGATCAACTTCCTCATCGCATGCCCTGAAGCCTTCTTCAGCCTGACAGGCGTTTCGATCTGGAAACTGGTGCCCTTTGGTACTGTAATGTTCTTAGCAGGCCTCCAGACGATCCCCGCAGAATACTACGAGGCTGCCAAGATCGATGGCGCGGGCCCGTTCCAATCGTTCAGGTTTGTCACGCTGCCCGGGCTACGCAATGTCGCCATCATGCTCACGCTGCTGATCACCATCTGGAGCTTCGGACGCACCTTCACCGTGATCTTTCTGCTGACGGAGGGTGGCCCCGCGGGATGCACCGAGACCATTGTCATCCGTAGCTATCTTGAAGCGTTCAAGTTCTTCAGAGTCGGAACCGCGAGCGCGATCGGCGCAATCGTGCTGGCGATTTCGCTTGTCTTCTCGATCGCCTACCTCGCCTTCCTACACCGCAAAGGACGTACGCAGTCATGA
- a CDS encoding carbohydrate ABC transporter permease has protein sequence MTSNSIKHALWSAAFYLSLTCLLLAVVFPFYWMIKTSMDSGDSLFAYPPGLLPATYDFHGYREVVHNTSIGLWLWNSLVVSVGSTLLAVAAGVSGAYGLSRFRYRAKSPLALVILTTQMMPPLVLIIPIYTIYISLNLTDTLFGLIIGNFAFSLPVVIWMMKSIFDSIPVEIEEAARVDGASWLFIMTRITLPIALPGLVAVSIYTFINGWDEFMFARTVVTAAEKWVGTVGLASFIGIYMTPWDQILAASTIFTLPPVILFLLVQKHFMAGLGAGAVKG, from the coding sequence ATGACTTCGAACTCGATCAAACATGCGCTGTGGTCGGCTGCATTCTATCTGAGCCTGACATGTCTGCTGCTCGCAGTCGTCTTCCCCTTCTACTGGATGATCAAAACATCCATGGACTCGGGCGACTCGTTGTTCGCTTATCCACCTGGTCTCCTGCCAGCCACTTATGACTTTCACGGTTACCGCGAGGTCGTGCACAATACGTCCATTGGACTGTGGCTCTGGAACTCCCTGGTCGTCTCTGTTGGATCGACATTGCTCGCGGTAGCGGCAGGCGTTTCTGGTGCGTATGGGCTCTCACGATTTCGCTACCGTGCGAAGTCCCCGCTGGCGCTGGTGATCCTCACGACTCAGATGATGCCCCCGCTTGTGCTGATCATTCCGATCTACACGATCTATATCAGCTTGAATCTGACCGATACGTTGTTCGGGCTCATCATCGGTAATTTTGCATTCTCGCTGCCGGTGGTCATCTGGATGATGAAATCAATCTTCGACTCTATCCCTGTGGAGATCGAAGAGGCGGCTCGCGTCGACGGTGCATCTTGGCTCTTCATCATGACCCGTATCACGCTTCCGATCGCGCTGCCGGGGTTGGTCGCGGTTTCGATCTACACCTTCATCAATGGATGGGACGAGTTCATGTTCGCTCGAACGGTTGTCACCGCGGCCGAAAAGTGGGTGGGAACTGTCGGTCTGGCGTCATTCATTGGTATTTACATGACTCCCTGGGATCAGATTTTGGCCGCGTCAACAATCTTTACGCTGCCGCCCGTGATCCTTTTCCTTCTCGTTCAAAAGCACTTCATGGCTGGTCTTGGCGCCGGCGCAGTAAAGGGATGA
- a CDS encoding acyl-CoA dehydrogenase family protein, producing the protein MQMTLTLEQEAIRDMARRLATEEIAPKARQIDETSTFDRALHKRLGELGLLGMTAPPEYGGSGSDTVTWCMVVEEIAKASSAVANGLTLTESMVHYLIAMGSEEQKMKYLPRLASGESLCSFCLTEPNAGSDAASLSTTATIEGDDVILNGQKMWISGALVADFFIVVASIDKAQRSKGIRTYIVERGTPGLSFGEKLDLMGIRGFGTAPVFFDNCRIPKSQQLGGEEGFRAVMHGLDGAGRLGAAAMAVGVAQAAMDVALKYSLEREQFRQPVFDFQSVQFMLADMAIEIEAARLLMHKAAALRDENQPFTFATSLAKTFAGDMCMRNVTNAMQVFGGYSYSKEYPIERLFRDAKIHQIWDGTNQVQRMIIARHLKKEAA; encoded by the coding sequence ATGCAGATGACCCTAACCCTCGAGCAAGAGGCGATCCGTGATATGGCGCGGCGCCTTGCAACCGAGGAGATCGCGCCAAAGGCGCGCCAAATCGATGAAACCTCGACCTTCGACCGCGCACTTCATAAAAGATTGGGAGAGTTGGGGCTCCTTGGAATGACGGCGCCGCCTGAGTATGGAGGCAGCGGTTCAGACACGGTGACCTGGTGCATGGTCGTCGAGGAGATTGCCAAAGCCTCCTCGGCGGTCGCAAACGGTCTCACACTGACCGAGTCGATGGTGCACTACCTCATCGCCATGGGCTCCGAGGAGCAGAAAATGAAGTATTTGCCGCGTCTTGCCAGCGGTGAATCGCTCTGCAGCTTTTGTTTGACCGAGCCGAACGCCGGCTCTGACGCCGCGTCTCTGTCCACGACAGCAACCATCGAGGGGGACGACGTCATTCTCAATGGCCAGAAGATGTGGATCTCGGGCGCACTGGTTGCCGACTTCTTCATTGTTGTGGCAAGCATTGACAAGGCGCAGCGCTCAAAGGGCATTCGCACCTATATCGTCGAACGGGGCACCCCGGGACTTTCCTTCGGGGAAAAGCTCGACTTGATGGGCATCAGAGGCTTCGGGACCGCGCCCGTATTCTTCGATAACTGCAGAATTCCTAAGAGCCAGCAGCTTGGAGGTGAAGAAGGTTTCCGGGCTGTCATGCACGGACTGGACGGAGCCGGTCGCCTTGGTGCTGCCGCCATGGCGGTCGGTGTCGCCCAGGCCGCCATGGATGTGGCGCTGAAGTATTCTCTTGAGCGCGAACAGTTCCGTCAGCCTGTTTTTGACTTTCAGTCCGTCCAGTTCATGCTCGCTGACATGGCAATCGAGATTGAAGCCGCAAGGCTTCTCATGCACAAGGCTGCGGCACTCCGAGACGAGAACCAGCCTTTCACGTTCGCGACGTCCCTCGCGAAGACCTTTGCAGGCGACATGTGCATGCGCAACGTCACCAACGCAATGCAGGTCTTCGGCGGCTATAGCTATTCCAAGGAGTATCCGATCGAGCGGTTATTCCGGGACGCCAAGATCCACCAGATCTGGGATGGAACCAATCAAGTGCAACGAATGATCATTGCACGTCACCTTAAGAAAGAGGCTGCATGA
- a CDS encoding CaiB/BaiF CoA transferase family protein, whose amino-acid sequence MPKTSLDGIRVAAFTHFAAGPIAAQYLGSLGADVIKVESPAQDVNRYALRDPNGHLQGISPYFVVTNRNQRNVCLNLKTEDGLAAAKALIASSDVLIENYRPGVMEKLGLGYEEIKKINPGIIYASISAYDPEGSARNRPGQDLLIQALSGIASLTGRGDGPPIPVGAYIIDGFTAMQVLVGILAALRHRDATGEGQALRADMMSSSMYLMAQEASYVLNVEANPVRSSAGIAHVNQSAPYGVYQVKDGAIVLSTFGGVPMVKKLVAALQIDDLSEEDITEQKIRFSRDEIATKIAARLAPMTMAEAMSAVEPTGTWTAPVRTLAEALADPAIVETGIIQDVSSPYGGDYKVVVEPLRMEKTPLLSRRPAADLGEHTEEVLAELGLSPVKADAVGHL is encoded by the coding sequence ATGCCTAAAACTTCCCTTGACGGTATTCGCGTCGCCGCATTCACGCACTTTGCTGCAGGCCCCATTGCTGCCCAGTATTTGGGCTCCTTGGGCGCCGATGTGATCAAGGTCGAAAGTCCAGCCCAGGATGTGAACCGCTATGCGTTGCGCGATCCAAACGGTCACCTTCAAGGTATCAGCCCCTACTTCGTTGTCACAAACCGAAACCAGCGCAACGTCTGCCTCAATCTTAAGACTGAGGACGGGCTGGCTGCAGCCAAAGCGCTGATCGCATCAAGTGACGTGCTGATTGAAAACTATCGTCCTGGCGTCATGGAGAAGCTCGGGCTTGGATACGAGGAGATCAAGAAGATCAACCCTGGCATCATCTACGCGTCTATTTCGGCCTACGATCCCGAAGGTTCGGCACGCAACCGACCTGGCCAGGATCTCTTGATCCAGGCTCTCAGCGGCATCGCAAGTCTTACCGGCCGCGGCGATGGACCACCGATCCCGGTGGGCGCCTACATCATCGATGGCTTCACCGCAATGCAGGTACTTGTAGGAATTCTTGCCGCACTCCGCCATCGTGATGCGACCGGGGAAGGTCAAGCACTGCGCGCCGACATGATGTCATCGTCGATGTATCTCATGGCGCAGGAGGCCTCCTACGTGCTGAATGTTGAGGCCAATCCGGTGCGAAGCAGCGCCGGCATCGCGCACGTCAACCAATCGGCCCCATATGGTGTCTATCAAGTGAAAGATGGCGCAATCGTTCTGTCGACGTTCGGCGGCGTGCCGATGGTCAAAAAGCTCGTGGCAGCACTCCAGATCGATGATCTATCGGAAGAGGATATTACCGAGCAGAAAATTCGGTTTAGTCGAGACGAAATAGCCACGAAAATAGCTGCCCGCCTTGCCCCAATGACCATGGCAGAAGCGATGTCGGCCGTCGAGCCGACGGGGACGTGGACCGCGCCTGTGCGTACGTTGGCCGAGGCGCTGGCTGACCCGGCGATTGTTGAAACCGGAATCATCCAGGATGTCAGCAGCCCATATGGGGGCGACTACAAGGTCGTGGTTGAACCCCTGCGGATGGAGAAGACCCCCCTCCTTTCCCGCCGACCTGCAGCGGATCTCGGCGAGCACACCGAGGAGGTGCTTGCTGAACTCGGGCTGTCTCCAGTTAAGGCGGACGCGGTCGGCCACCTATAG